The Acidimicrobiales bacterium sequence AGCGTGGCGCCCTCGGACTCGAGGAGGGCGGCCAGGTTGGCCAGGGCCTGGGTGAGCTGGCCCTGCAGTGCGCCGTCGGCCAGGCGCCCCTCGGACAGGCCGATCTGGCCCGAGCACACCAGCCAGTCACCGGCCCGCACGATCGGGGTGTAGGGACCGACCGGGCCGCCCCCGCCGCTGCTCATCTCGGCGCCACCCGGGCACAGGGCCAACGCTCCGGCAGCCCCGCCGCCAGCCACGCCGCCCCCGCCACCGCGGCGAACACCGCGTCCGACCCGTTCACCGGTTCCCCGTCCCCCTCGGCCACGTCCACCTCGATCCCCGGAGTGTCCTTGGCCCGCAGTATGCCGAACGAACGGATGGTCAGGTCGTGGACCAGGCCGGCGCCGTCGACGGCTATCGCTTCGCTGCGCACCCAACCCAGGGCCATGTGGGCCGCCCCCACGCAGTAGGAGCGCAGGACCACCGGGTCGAGGGGCGCCCCGCACCCCACCCGTACGCGCACGCCGGCGTCGTCCACCTCGGCCTCGGCCTCGGCCACATCGGCCGAGCGCACGGTGACCGTTCCGCTCCCCCGCCGGCGGGCGTCGAGGACGCCCAGGAGCACGGCGGCCTCCGCCCATCCCGCCGCCCGGGCCGCCGCCGAGGTCGGGGGCCCGGGTGCATCGACCTCCTCCACCACCAACCCGGGGGCCACCGACCTGATGGCGGCGGCGATCCCGTCGGTGCGCACGACCCGGACGATCCCGGTGCCGTCCTCCCGGACGCCCGCCGCCAGAGGGGGGCGCTTGGGCCCGAGGCGGACCACGTCCTCCCGGGACAGCAGCACCCGCACCGGCCGGCCGTGCTCGTCGGCCAGGCTCCGGGCCACCGCCGGCGCCACCGAGGCCACCTTCCCCCCGAACGCCCCGCCGTTGGCCAGGGGGGTGGCCGGCTCCCCGCCCGGCACACACCAGGAGGCGTCGGTCTCCAGGTAGCCGGGCTCTACCCAGGTGGTGGCCAGCCGGAGGGCCCAGTCCCCCTCCGGGACGGTCACGGGCCAGCTCACCTCCAGGGTGCTGTGCCGGCCCTGGACCTTGCCCGCCCGGGCCCGGGCCTCGGACAGGCTCTCCCCCACCACCCACCCTCCGGCGGGGTCGGGCACCGCCACCAGGGCGTCCGGAGGGGCGGAGTCGTCCGAGAAGCCGCCGCCACCCAGCGCCACCACCGCGCCCACCAGCTGATGGGTACGGCCCTCGAGGCCGGCCCGGTGGGCGGCGGCTTCGAGGTCGCGTTGGTGCCGAGACGCGGCCGGGCCCGAGCCGGCGCCGGTGGCCAGCTCGGCCGCCTCGAGGATGGTCCGCCACCCCGTGCAGCGACAGAGGTGGGCCAGGAGGGCGGAGGAGGTGGCTTCGGCCGAGACCGGGCCGCGCTGCTCGAGGCCGGCCAGGCGCATGATGATGCCCGGGGTGCAGAACCCGCACTGGCTGGCACCGGCGGCGGTGAAGGCGTCGGCCCATCGATCCCGTACCCCGGGGTCGAGGCCGTCGACGGTGGTGACGGTGCGCCCCGCCACCCGGCGGGCCGGGGTCACGCAGGCCACCCGGGGGGCGCCGTCGACCCAGACCGTGCAGCAGCCGCACTGGCCCTGGGGGGAGCAGCCGTCCTTGGGGGACCGCACCTGCAGCCGGTCGCGCAGGACCTCGAGGAGCGAGGCGCCGTCGTCGGGGGCCTCGACGGGGCGCCCGTCGAGGACGAAGGAGAGGGTCAGCCGATCAGCTGAACGAGCTGCCGCAGCCGCAGGTGCGCTGGGCGTTGGGGTTGGAGATGTGGAACCCCGCCCCCTGGAGGCCGTCCTTGTAGTCGAGGATCGACCCGTTGAGCAGCTCGGCCGACGCCGCGTCGACGATCACCCTCACCCCTCCGAACTCCCGGGCGATGTCGTCGTCGGCCACCTCGGTGTCGAAGAACATCTCGTAGGAGTAGCCGGAGCACCCGCCGGGACGGACGGCGACGCGCAGAGCCAGGCCCTCCTCACCCTCCTTGGCGATCAACTCGGCCACCTTGGCCATGGCGTTGTCGCTCAGGCTGATGGGCGCCGGCTTCTTGCCGATCTTGACGGCGCTGATCGTGGTCACGGTCACACTCCTTGCGGGTTTCCCGGAGCTCCAGACATCAATGCTACCGGACCGCCTCCACCACCTCGGCCCGGCAGGGGCGGTTGTCCTCGAGGGTGGCGAACTCGACCACCCGGCCATTACCGACCAACTCGGCCACCCCTTCGACTATTCCCCGGTGGAGGTGGCAGACGACGTCGGGGTGGGCCTCGGCCAGGTCCCGGAACGGGCAGTTGGCGAACAGCATCTCGACCCGGGCGCCCACCGGCGCCCCGAGGATCGGCTCGAAGCCCAGCCGCTCCATGGCGGCACGGAGGGCCTCCACGCAGGCCGGGCGGGCGCCCCGGCCTCGGCCGCTCCGTTGCGAGGCGGCCAGGCGCCGGCCCTCGGTCCGCCCCACCGCCGCCACCGCCTCGGGATCCAGGCCCCCGCGCGGGCTCCTGGCGCCGGCCAGCTGGGCCAGCAGCTCCGCCAGCAGCTGGTAGGACGGCGGGTCGAGGTCGACGCCGGGGGCGCCCGGGGTCGGGCGGTAGCGGTGCTGGGGGCGGCCCACCGTGCCCCGGCTGTCCATCTCCACCTCGAGGAGACCCGCCTCCCGCATCCGCTCCAGGTGGGGCCGGACGGTGTTGGGGTGCAGGGCCATCCGCTCGGCCAGGTCCGACGTGGACAGCGGGACCGGGCTGGCCCGGAGCTCGGCGTAAAGGGCGAAGCGGGTGTCGTCCCCCAGGGCCTTGTACACGGCCAACCGGTCC is a genomic window containing:
- a CDS encoding helix-turn-helix domain-containing protein, whose protein sequence is MDQADRLAVYKALGDDTRFALYAELRASPVPLSTSDLAERMALHPNTVRPHLERMREAGLLEVEMDSRGTVGRPQHRYRPTPGAPGVDLDPPSYQLLAELLAQLAGARSPRGGLDPEAVAAVGRTEGRRLAASQRSGRGRGARPACVEALRAAMERLGFEPILGAPVGARVEMLFANCPFRDLAEAHPDVVCHLHRGIVEGVAELVGNGRVVEFATLEDNRPCRAEVVEAVR
- the erpA gene encoding iron-sulfur cluster insertion protein ErpA translates to MTTISAVKIGKKPAPISLSDNAMAKVAELIAKEGEEGLALRVAVRPGGCSGYSYEMFFDTEVADDDIAREFGGVRVIVDAASAELLNGSILDYKDGLQGAGFHISNPNAQRTCGCGSSFS
- a CDS encoding 2Fe-2S iron-sulfur cluster-binding protein, whose protein sequence is MRSPKDGCSPQGQCGCCTVWVDGAPRVACVTPARRVAGRTVTTVDGLDPGVRDRWADAFTAAGASQCGFCTPGIIMRLAGLEQRGPVSAEATSSALLAHLCRCTGWRTILEAAELATGAGSGPAASRHQRDLEAAAHRAGLEGRTHQLVGAVVALGGGGFSDDSAPPDALVAVPDPAGGWVVGESLSEARARAGKVQGRHSTLEVSWPVTVPEGDWALRLATTWVEPGYLETDASWCVPGGEPATPLANGGAFGGKVASVAPAVARSLADEHGRPVRVLLSREDVVRLGPKRPPLAAGVREDGTGIVRVVRTDGIAAAIRSVAPGLVVEEVDAPGPPTSAAARAAGWAEAAVLLGVLDARRRGSGTVTVRSADVAEAEAEVDDAGVRVRVGCGAPLDPVVLRSYCVGAAHMALGWVRSEAIAVDGAGLVHDLTIRSFGILRAKDTPGIEVDVAEGDGEPVNGSDAVFAAVAGAAWLAAGLPERWPCARVAPR